In Actinoplanes sp. NBC_00393, a single genomic region encodes these proteins:
- a CDS encoding RNA polymerase sigma factor, with protein sequence MPKDDELAGALAAARAGDERGFAVLWRALHPAVLRYLQVVAGDAAEDAASETWLQVARDLDRFTGAPEAFRGWLFRIARHRGIDELRRAGRRREEPAERVEAGPADRDPAAEVIEGAETAWALSRVALLPADQAEAVMLRVVAGLDVAATARVLGKRRGAVRIATMRGLRRLAADPQVRVRAAESEKV encoded by the coding sequence TTGCCGAAGGATGACGAGCTCGCCGGCGCGCTGGCCGCGGCGCGGGCCGGCGACGAACGCGGCTTCGCCGTTCTCTGGCGCGCGCTGCACCCGGCGGTCCTGCGCTATCTGCAGGTGGTCGCGGGGGACGCCGCGGAGGACGCTGCTTCGGAGACCTGGCTGCAGGTCGCGCGCGATCTCGACCGGTTCACCGGTGCGCCGGAGGCGTTCCGTGGCTGGCTGTTCCGGATCGCACGGCACCGCGGCATCGACGAGCTGCGGCGGGCCGGGCGGCGCCGGGAGGAACCGGCCGAGCGGGTCGAAGCCGGGCCGGCCGACCGGGATCCGGCCGCTGAAGTAATCGAAGGCGCGGAGACCGCGTGGGCGCTGAGCCGGGTCGCCCTGCTGCCGGCCGATCAGGCCGAGGCGGTGATGTTGCGGGTGGTGGCCGGTCTCGATGTCGCTGCTACGGCCCGGGTGCTGGGCAAGCGGCGCGGCGCGGTGCGGATCGCGACCATGCGCGGGTTGCGGCGGCTGGCGGCGGATCCGCAGGTACGGGTACGTGCGGCGGAAAGTGAGAAGGTGTAA
- a CDS encoding lactate 2-monooxygenase, whose translation MSAGPGRIRQNQVYRAGVLGRRPAVPTDFDELERRARKASSATAWAYVAGGAGLGRTMRNNREAFDRWAIVPRMLRGAAERDLSRDVLGTRLPAPILLAPVGAGQLIAPDADLHTARAAAATGIPYVYTNQGGTPMEQTAAAMGDAPRWFQLYWSTDEDLVDSLIQRAEAINAGALVITLDTTVLGWRPQDLNLGSLPFARGLGIAQYTSDPRFQELAAGRKLEKPAEVTLAAVRSLISMVRNHPGKFLDNLRSGRQRASVETFLDIYSNPRLSWEHIATVKDRTRLPVVLKGILHPDDARRAFDLGVDAVVVSNHGGRQVDSSIATLDALVQVREAVGPDRTVLMDSGIRSGADVFTALALGADAVLLGRPYMYGLALAGQRGIEEVIANIIAELDLTMALTGVTDLAGITRELLCNRRPAG comes from the coding sequence ATGTCGGCAGGTCCGGGACGAATCCGGCAGAACCAGGTCTACCGCGCGGGTGTGCTCGGCCGCCGCCCGGCCGTGCCCACCGACTTCGACGAGCTGGAACGCCGGGCGCGCAAGGCCAGCAGTGCGACCGCGTGGGCGTACGTGGCCGGTGGCGCCGGTCTGGGCCGGACCATGCGCAACAACCGGGAGGCGTTCGACCGCTGGGCGATCGTGCCGCGGATGCTGCGCGGCGCCGCCGAGCGCGACCTGTCCCGCGACGTCCTCGGCACCCGGCTGCCCGCGCCGATCCTGCTCGCCCCGGTCGGCGCCGGCCAGCTGATCGCCCCGGACGCCGACCTGCACACCGCCCGGGCCGCCGCCGCGACCGGCATCCCGTACGTCTACACCAACCAGGGCGGCACCCCGATGGAGCAGACCGCCGCCGCGATGGGCGACGCTCCCCGCTGGTTCCAGCTGTACTGGAGCACCGACGAAGACCTGGTGGACAGCCTGATCCAGCGGGCCGAGGCGATCAACGCGGGCGCCCTGGTGATCACACTGGACACCACCGTGCTGGGCTGGCGGCCGCAGGACCTGAACCTCGGCTCGCTGCCGTTCGCCCGCGGGCTCGGCATCGCCCAATACACCTCCGACCCCCGCTTCCAGGAGCTGGCGGCGGGCCGCAAGCTGGAGAAGCCGGCCGAGGTCACCCTGGCCGCGGTCCGGTCGCTGATCTCGATGGTCCGCAACCACCCCGGGAAGTTCCTGGACAACCTGCGCTCCGGGCGGCAGCGCGCGTCGGTCGAGACGTTCCTCGACATCTACTCCAACCCGCGGCTGAGCTGGGAACACATCGCCACGGTCAAGGACCGCACCCGGCTGCCCGTCGTGCTCAAGGGCATCCTGCACCCCGACGACGCCCGCCGCGCCTTCGACCTGGGCGTGGACGCGGTCGTGGTGTCCAACCACGGCGGCCGGCAGGTGGACAGCTCGATCGCCACCCTCGACGCCCTGGTGCAGGTGCGCGAGGCGGTCGGCCCCGACCGTACCGTCCTGATGGACAGCGGCATCCGCAGCGGCGCCGACGTCTTCACCGCGCTCGCCCTCGGCGCCGACGCGGTCCTGCTCGGCCGCCCCTACATGTACGGCCTGGCCCTCGCCGGCCAGCGCGGCATCGAAGAGGTGATCGCCAACATCATCGCCGAGCTCGACCTGACCATGGCGCTGACCGGCGTCACCGACCTGGCCGGCATCACTCGCGAACTTCTGTGTAACCGGCGGCCCGCCGGGTAG
- a CDS encoding PP2C family protein-serine/threonine phosphatase gives MVTAKWTVGDRELTAAAGSVVGVRYRENYDVLHLDPDRPLAVVADGMGDGPGSRAAGRTAVDVFVRECALTPYPRGLQSAVAKVQREVRNAGRGVRGLTGCTLTAFVADPADGTAWIAQLGDSRAYRLRGGLLELLTVDHTLAWLGVVHGRYAADSPQAQADRYRLTRYAGHPDAPEADLLAVGLAEGDVLLLCTDGVADQVSYERIGHALTLEPAAAVERLLAETLPTGSDNATAIVLRVRS, from the coding sequence GTGGTCACTGCGAAATGGACAGTCGGAGACCGGGAGCTGACCGCCGCGGCGGGCAGCGTCGTCGGCGTCCGCTACCGGGAGAACTACGACGTGCTGCACCTGGACCCGGACCGCCCGCTGGCGGTGGTCGCCGACGGCATGGGCGACGGGCCGGGCAGCCGCGCGGCGGGGCGCACCGCGGTGGACGTCTTCGTGCGCGAATGTGCGCTCACCCCGTACCCCCGCGGTTTGCAGTCGGCGGTGGCGAAGGTGCAGCGGGAGGTGCGCAACGCAGGCCGCGGCGTGCGGGGTTTGACCGGTTGTACGCTGACCGCGTTCGTCGCCGACCCGGCCGATGGCACCGCCTGGATCGCGCAGCTCGGTGATTCCCGGGCATATCGCCTGCGTGGCGGCCTTCTCGAACTGCTCACCGTGGACCACACGCTGGCCTGGCTGGGCGTGGTGCACGGCCGGTACGCCGCGGACTCGCCGCAGGCGCAAGCCGACCGCTACCGGCTGACCCGCTACGCCGGGCACCCGGACGCGCCGGAGGCCGACCTGCTCGCGGTCGGCCTGGCGGAAGGTGACGTGCTGCTGCTCTGCACCGACGGGGTCGCCGATCAGGTCAGCTACGAGCGGATCGGGCACGCGCTCACGCTGGAGCCGGCCGCAGCGGTCGAGCGACTGCTCGCCGAGACGCTGCCGACCGGCTCCGACAATGCGACCGCGATCGTGCTACGGGTCAGGAGTTGA
- a CDS encoding TetR/AcrR family transcriptional regulator, with amino-acid sequence MPPTQAERRAATVTALLDATLQSLIEVGLAATTTRGVAQRAGVSQGAQQHHFPTKALLVDATIIRVMEQFVGDLRAASISGGSEEERLHRLLDRLWETHNRPVIAVVQEVFTVARTDPETARLLAATLRTVHDDIVAVGAELLPGYAFAPNFRDVMLTALAAIRATAQVTAIPGTAGAVPEWPALREILAAGFGSEGPG; translated from the coding sequence GTGCCACCCACTCAGGCCGAACGCCGGGCCGCCACGGTCACCGCCCTGCTCGACGCGACCCTGCAGAGCCTGATCGAGGTCGGGCTCGCCGCGACGACGACCAGGGGAGTGGCGCAGCGGGCCGGGGTCAGCCAGGGGGCGCAGCAGCATCACTTCCCGACCAAGGCGCTGCTGGTGGACGCCACGATCATCCGGGTGATGGAGCAGTTCGTCGGTGACCTGCGGGCGGCGTCGATCAGCGGGGGGAGCGAGGAGGAGCGGCTGCACCGGCTGCTCGACCGGCTCTGGGAGACCCACAACCGGCCGGTCATCGCGGTGGTGCAGGAAGTGTTCACGGTGGCGCGTACCGATCCCGAGACCGCGCGCCTGCTGGCCGCGACGCTGCGCACGGTGCACGACGACATCGTCGCGGTCGGCGCCGAACTGCTTCCGGGGTACGCGTTCGCGCCGAACTTCCGCGACGTGATGCTCACCGCCCTCGCCGCGATCCGGGCGACCGCGCAGGTCACGGCGATTCCGGGGACCGCCGGCGCGGTGCCGGAGTGGCCCGCGCTGCGGGAAATCCTGGCCGCAGGCTTCGGTTCCGAGGGTCCTGGGTAG
- a CDS encoding SDR family NAD(P)-dependent oxidoreductase — translation MTTSPDAFGKPLAAVTGASSGIGLELTRQFTEHGFDVVVAAEDERIHTVEALDTVRADLSTPAGVEEFYARITATGRPLDAIAINAGIGSGGPFADTDLAADLAIVDLNVRSSVHLAKLAVRDMAARGAGRILFTSSIAATQPGPFEATYAASKAFLLSFSEALREELKDTGVTVTALMPGPTDTEFFDRAGMQDTRVGASSSKDDAAQVAAQGFEALMKGKDHVVAGSVKNKIMAGGAKITPETVKARMHRAMSEPGSD, via the coding sequence ATGACGACTTCTCCCGATGCTTTCGGCAAGCCCCTCGCTGCCGTGACCGGCGCCTCCAGCGGCATCGGCCTCGAGCTGACCAGGCAGTTCACCGAGCACGGCTTCGACGTGGTGGTGGCCGCCGAGGACGAGCGCATCCACACCGTCGAAGCCCTCGACACGGTCCGCGCCGACCTCAGCACCCCCGCCGGCGTCGAGGAGTTCTACGCCCGGATCACCGCCACCGGCCGCCCGCTCGACGCCATCGCGATCAACGCCGGCATCGGCTCCGGCGGCCCGTTCGCCGACACCGACCTCGCCGCCGACCTGGCGATCGTCGACCTGAACGTGCGCTCCTCGGTCCACCTGGCCAAACTCGCCGTCCGCGACATGGCCGCCCGCGGCGCCGGCCGGATCCTGTTCACCTCGTCGATCGCCGCCACCCAGCCCGGCCCGTTCGAAGCCACCTACGCCGCGTCCAAGGCGTTCCTGCTCTCCTTCTCCGAGGCGCTGCGCGAGGAACTCAAGGACACCGGCGTCACCGTCACCGCCCTGATGCCCGGCCCGACCGACACCGAGTTCTTCGACCGCGCCGGCATGCAGGACACTCGCGTCGGCGCCAGCTCCAGCAAGGACGACGCGGCCCAGGTCGCGGCGCAGGGCTTCGAGGCCCTGATGAAGGGCAAGGACCACGTGGTCGCCGGCTCGGTCAAGAACAAGATCATGGCCGGCGGCGCGAAGATCACGCCAGAGACGGTCAAGGCGCGCATGCACCGCGCCATGTCCGAGCCGGGTTCCGACTGA